The Aestuariibaculum lutulentum genome segment CGTTCGGGCATAAACAATACTTTTAAAATTGTTATTAATCCCAAACTCTGCCATATCGTAAAGCATATTTAAATACAATTGATTAGGGTATTGATGTTCGCAATCATACCCCAAAAAATAAGTTTCTAAATCGGTGCCGTTTAAAAGCAACGTGTAGAATCCGACCAATTGATTATTTAAAAAATACCCAAAGACTTTAAATCGATTTTTAAGCTGAAGTTTTAACTGATAAAAATGATTTTCAGAAAGAATAAACGTATTAAACTTAGCATTGTCGGAAACATTAAAATATAGATTGTAAAGTTGTTTTTCATGAGTTTGAATATCCTCTAAAGCCAACTCCCGACTTATAATGCCATTAAATTTCTTTCTGGCACGTTTGTACCGATCTCTGTATTTTTTGTTCAAATCTGAAATATAATTCTGAAAAGTGTTCCAGTTGGAACGCACATCCATCATCATATTTGGTTGTACAGCGACCTGATACAATTTATGTTTATTAAAAAAATCGGTTTGGGTATGTATGTCATCCTTCAGAAAATAATCTTTAAAAACTAAAGCCCGAATGGTTTTATTCTGATCTAGTTTTATTTCCTTTTCAATAACTTCTAACGCCTGAAAAACACATTCTAAATAATCTTGCTGACTAATACATTCCTTTTGAAAATAAATACCATGCTGCCCGGTATGCATTAAATTTCCAACTACCAGAATATTTCCCTTTAAAATCTTAGACACCTGATCTTTTAAAAAGTCTTTAGCACAGGACACCTGAGAATTTCTAAACATATCTTTTAAATACAATTGCACACGCTGTATTATGGCAACACCTACTAAAGTTTCCTCTTTAAAAATACCAACATAATAACACCTAATATTAGCAGGAGCCGAATGTTCCAGGGCTTTTAAATAATCTGATTGAAGAAAAATATCATGCTTAACTAAAGCATCCCAGGAATCAGGTAAATTGGAAACAGTATTATAAATTTGATACATACAATTGAAAGCAAAAAAAGACTGAAGTTAAATCCCTTCAGTCTCTAAATATCTATAAAAATTACAACATTATTGCCAGGCGCAAACAATTCCACCCATTAATGCTAATGTTACAATCCAATACCCTGTATGGATTAAAATGTATTTTCCGCTTCTACGCTCAAAAAGTGCATTGATTCCCAATATAGGCATGGCAATAAAAATTCCGGCTATTACACCATGTAAAACACCATGTTTGAATGTTCTGAAGGCCGTTCCGTAATCTTCCATAAATGCATGGAATGATGGTAATGCATTTTCAACATCGCCACCTACCATACTTACAGCTCCAGATTGATGAATAGTTAAAAACTGAAGGGCAAAGGCTAAGAAAAATGAAAACAATAAGGCTAATCCGAAAATTTTACCCATGTTAGCGCCCTGCATTTTCTCTTCAGTCATATCGGCAGCTTGCATCCAGGCTGTTCCAAATACCTTTGGGTGATACCAGATAAAACCAACCAATAAAGCTGAAAACGCAGCAACAATAATTGCTAATAAATTAAAATCCATAATAATTTTAGTTACAGTTAGATACTTTAAATATAACCAAAATTATTATGGATTTTCAATATAATTTACTGAATGAAAGCGACTTATTATAAAGTCTGAGCTTCAGCTACTAAAACATCGTTAGAATCTTCTAAAGCTTTATCTATGAACTCCTGAATTTCAGAATTCTTATCTAAACCATTTTCTAATAACACCCCTAATGCCAGTGCCACGGCAATACGTGTTCCCACCTTTTTAGCTGCGGTATTGAATAACGGTTGAAGTTCTTCGTAGGTTACGTCTTTAGCTAATTCTAAAATTTCAGCTTTTACTTTTTCCTGCTTTGCCTCTGGTAAATTCGTGTATTTTTTACCTAATTGCTGAATCACATCAATCGCCTTTTTCTTTGGTGGCTGATTTTGTGGTTTCGCATGTTGTGGTTTTGCTTCCTGCTTTACCGGAGCTTCTTGTTTAGCCCAGGTATCTCGCAATCCAACGGTTTTATTAAATACTAACTTATCTGAAGTTGCATCGTTATCAACATTAAAATACCCAAGACGTTGGAACTGGAATCGATCCCCTACTTTAGCTTCAACCAAACTTGGCTCAACATAAGCTTCAATAATTTTTAAAGAATCCGGATTTAAGAAATCCATGAAATCTTTATCCTGATGACTGTCCGGAGCTTCGTCCATAAATAAGCGGTCGTACTCTCGAACTTCGGCTTTTACCGCATGCTTAATAGACACCCAGTGTAATGTTCCTTTTACTTTTTTAGAGGTGTCTTCAGAATAGGTACAGTGAATTTCTGTAATGTCTCCATTAGCATCTTTTACTACATCATTAGCCTGAATGATATAAGCATTTTTAAGACGTACTTCGCCACCTAATTTTAAACGGAAAAATTTACTTCCTGCTTCTTCTTTAAAGTCATCTTTTTCAATATAAATTTCTCTAGAAAAAGGTACTTTTCTTGAACCTGCAGCTTCATCTTCCGGATTGTTTTCAGCATCAAACCATTCCTCTTTACCTTCCGGATAATTGGTGATTACCACTTTTACCGGATCTAAAACCGCCATAACACGTGGTGCCGTTTTATTTAAATCTTCACGAATACAGAATTCTAAAAGCGATACATCAATAACATTATCACGTTTAGCCACACCAACGGTTTCTACAAACTTTCTAAGAGCAGCAGGCGTATAACCACGTCGACGTAATCCTGAAATGGTAGGCATACGCGGATCGTCCCAACCGGCAACAACTTTATCGTTTACCAATTGTAATAACTTACGTTTACTCATGATAGTATAACTTAAGTTTAAACGGGCAAACTCGCGTTGTTTAGGTAATAACGGATATTCGGTTTTACTGTAATCGTAAACCTGATCCTTAAACCAGTTATATAATTCACGATGCGGTTTAAATTCTAAAGAACATAACGAGTGTGATATTTGTTCTAA includes the following:
- a CDS encoding GNAT family N-acetyltransferase codes for the protein MYQIYNTVSNLPDSWDALVKHDIFLQSDYLKALEHSAPANIRCYYVGIFKEETLVGVAIIQRVQLYLKDMFRNSQVSCAKDFLKDQVSKILKGNILVVGNLMHTGQHGIYFQKECISQQDYLECVFQALEVIEKEIKLDQNKTIRALVFKDYFLKDDIHTQTDFFNKHKLYQVAVQPNMMMDVRSNWNTFQNYISDLNKKYRDRYKRARKKFNGIISRELALEDIQTHEKQLYNLYFNVSDNAKFNTFILSENHFYQLKLQLKNRFKVFGYFLNNQLVGFYTLLLNGTDLETYFLGYDCEHQYPNQLYLNMLYDMAEFGINNNFKSIVYARTAMEIKSSVGAEAKPMVMYLKHTNSVLNALLSQIFGLMNPEQNWEPRHPFK
- a CDS encoding DUF1761 domain-containing protein yields the protein MDFNLLAIIVAAFSALLVGFIWYHPKVFGTAWMQAADMTEEKMQGANMGKIFGLALLFSFFLAFALQFLTIHQSGAVSMVGGDVENALPSFHAFMEDYGTAFRTFKHGVLHGVIAGIFIAMPILGINALFERRSGKYILIHTGYWIVTLALMGGIVCAWQ
- a CDS encoding glutamine--tRNA ligase/YqeY domain fusion protein — encoded protein: MSEERKSLNFLEQIIEEDLANGMPKSNLRFRFPPEPNGYLHIGHTKAIGISFGLGEKYNAPVNLRFDDTNPAKEEQEYVDAIKEDVAWLGYKWDKELYSSDYFQQLYDWAVQLIKDGKAYVDSQTSEAMAEQKGTPTQPGVDGPYRNRTVEENLDLFERMKAGEFNEGEHILRAKIDMQHPNMLMRDPIMYRILKKHHHRTGDDWCIYPMYDWTHGESDYLEQISHSLCSLEFKPHRELYNWFKDQVYDYSKTEYPLLPKQREFARLNLSYTIMSKRKLLQLVNDKVVAGWDDPRMPTISGLRRRGYTPAALRKFVETVGVAKRDNVIDVSLLEFCIREDLNKTAPRVMAVLDPVKVVITNYPEGKEEWFDAENNPEDEAAGSRKVPFSREIYIEKDDFKEEAGSKFFRLKLGGEVRLKNAYIIQANDVVKDANGDITEIHCTYSEDTSKKVKGTLHWVSIKHAVKAEVREYDRLFMDEAPDSHQDKDFMDFLNPDSLKIIEAYVEPSLVEAKVGDRFQFQRLGYFNVDNDATSDKLVFNKTVGLRDTWAKQEAPVKQEAKPQHAKPQNQPPKKKAIDVIQQLGKKYTNLPEAKQEKVKAEILELAKDVTYEELQPLFNTAAKKVGTRIAVALALGVLLENGLDKNSEIQEFIDKALEDSNDVLVAEAQTL